One part of the Brevundimonas sp. NIBR11 genome encodes these proteins:
- the sufD gene encoding Fe-S cluster assembly protein SufD gives MVQPKIDLTDASTFPSRRVEAWKYSDLRRYLREAPEPSPTTAVGPPGPFYELGGEAIVFANGRPVGVTDFIASGEQTLRLRFISQAEGTGHTAAARVVARPGAKLLLLETHEGTGSAYVAHNRLDIDVASGAEVTRVVLVEEPEDAISVTDIDVKVAKGGTYRQTTIATGAKLQRQTTTLAHGGEGADVRIDGLYALTGSRQSDLTSVVRHEGENGVTSQLTKGVAADTARGVFQGKIVVERGADGTDARMGHHALILGERAEIDAKPELEIYADDVQCAHGNTIGNLDESALFYMQQRGIPADEARALLTQAFLFEVVDRIEYEDAREVVRSWLTERL, from the coding sequence ATGGTGCAGCCGAAGATCGACCTGACCGACGCCTCGACCTTCCCGTCGCGGCGGGTGGAGGCTTGGAAATACAGCGACCTGCGTCGATATCTGCGCGAGGCGCCTGAGCCGTCGCCGACCACGGCCGTCGGCCCGCCGGGACCCTTCTACGAGCTGGGCGGCGAGGCGATCGTCTTCGCCAACGGCCGCCCGGTGGGCGTGACCGACTTCATCGCCTCGGGCGAACAGACCCTTCGTCTGCGCTTCATCTCCCAGGCCGAGGGGACGGGCCACACGGCCGCTGCGCGCGTCGTGGCGCGGCCGGGCGCCAAGCTGCTGCTGCTGGAAACCCATGAGGGGACCGGCTCGGCCTATGTCGCTCACAACCGGCTCGACATCGACGTGGCCTCGGGCGCCGAGGTGACCCGCGTTGTCCTGGTCGAGGAGCCGGAAGACGCCATCTCCGTCACCGACATCGACGTGAAGGTGGCCAAGGGCGGGACCTATCGCCAGACGACGATCGCGACGGGCGCCAAGCTGCAACGCCAGACCACGACGCTCGCTCATGGCGGGGAGGGCGCTGACGTCCGCATCGACGGCCTCTACGCCCTGACGGGTTCGCGTCAGTCCGACCTGACCAGCGTGGTCCGCCACGAGGGCGAGAACGGCGTCACGTCGCAACTGACCAAGGGCGTCGCCGCCGACACCGCGCGCGGCGTGTTCCAGGGCAAGATCGTGGTCGAACGCGGCGCGGATGGGACGGATGCCCGCATGGGCCACCACGCCCTGATCCTGGGCGAACGCGCCGAGATCGACGCCAAGCCGGAGCTGGAGATCTACGCCGACGACGTGCAGTGCGCGCACGGCAACACGATCGGCAATCTGGACGAGAGCGCCCTGTTCTACATGCAGCAGCGCGGCATTCCGGCGGACGAGGCGCGGGCGCTGCTGACCCAGGCCTTCCTGTTCGAGGTGGTCGATCGGATCGAATACGAAGATGCACGGGAGGTGGTCCGGTCATGGCTGACGGAACGCCTGTAG
- a CDS encoding cysteine desulfurase gives MADGTPVVSATRFDPYAARAQFPILSRTVNGKPLVYLDSAASAQKPRVVIDALTSAMEGSYSNVHRGLHTLANETTEAFEAARETVARFLNAESAEQIVWTKGGTEAINLVAAGLGQTLTAGDEIVVTQMEHHANIVSWSMLRDRLGVVLKWAPVLDDGSLDMAGLAALIGPRTRLVAVTHMSNVLGTINDVRAVADLAHAAGALVLVDGCQGAVHCSPDVQALDCDFYVFTGHKLYGPTGIGGMYGKRAALEALPPYQGGGEMIGTVTEDRVTYAAVPHRFEAGTPPILEAIGLGAALDWLMGFDRAAVAAHEKALYDRAVEGLSGLNWLRIIGEAEGKGAILTFTVEGAHAHDVAQILDRYGVAVRAGTHCAEPLATRFGVTSSARASFALYNTVEDADAFTDALIKAREFFV, from the coding sequence ATGGCTGACGGAACGCCTGTAGTCTCCGCGACTCGCTTCGACCCCTACGCGGCGCGGGCCCAGTTCCCGATCCTGTCGCGGACGGTGAACGGCAAGCCTCTGGTCTATCTCGACAGCGCCGCCTCGGCCCAGAAGCCGCGTGTGGTGATCGACGCCCTCACCAGCGCGATGGAGGGAAGCTACTCCAATGTCCACCGCGGTCTGCACACCCTGGCCAACGAGACGACCGAAGCCTTCGAGGCCGCGCGCGAGACCGTCGCCCGCTTCCTGAACGCCGAGAGCGCCGAACAGATCGTCTGGACCAAGGGCGGGACCGAGGCGATCAATCTGGTCGCCGCCGGGCTGGGTCAGACGCTGACGGCCGGCGACGAGATCGTCGTCACCCAGATGGAGCACCACGCCAACATCGTGTCCTGGTCCATGCTTCGCGACCGGCTGGGCGTGGTGCTGAAATGGGCGCCCGTGCTGGACGACGGTTCGCTGGACATGGCGGGTCTGGCCGCCCTTATCGGGCCGAGGACAAGGTTGGTCGCTGTCACCCACATGTCGAACGTGCTGGGCACGATCAACGATGTTCGCGCCGTCGCCGATCTGGCCCATGCGGCTGGGGCGCTGGTGCTGGTCGACGGGTGCCAGGGCGCGGTTCACTGCAGCCCCGACGTTCAGGCGCTGGACTGCGACTTCTATGTCTTCACTGGCCACAAGCTGTATGGCCCGACCGGCATCGGCGGCATGTATGGAAAGCGGGCCGCGCTGGAGGCCCTGCCGCCCTATCAGGGCGGGGGCGAGATGATCGGGACAGTCACCGAGGACCGCGTCACCTACGCCGCCGTGCCGCACCGGTTCGAGGCGGGCACCCCGCCGATCCTCGAGGCCATCGGTCTGGGCGCCGCGCTGGACTGGCTCATGGGCTTCGACCGCGCGGCCGTCGCGGCGCATGAGAAGGCGCTTTACGACCGCGCGGTGGAGGGCCTGTCGGGTCTCAACTGGCTGCGGATCATCGGCGAGGCCGAGGGGAAGGGCGCGATCCTGACCTTCACCGTCGAGGGCGCCCACGCCCATGACGTAGCCCAGATTCTGGATCGTTACGGCGTCGCCGTGCGGGCCGGGACCCATTGCGCCGAGCCTCTGGCCACGAGATTTGGCGTGACGTCGAGCGCGCGGGCCAGCTTCGCCCTATATAACACCGTGGAGGATGCGGATGCCTTCACCGACGCGCTGATCAAAGCGCGGGAATTCTTCGTGTGA
- the sufC gene encoding Fe-S cluster assembly ATPase SufC → MLSISNLHVSVGDKPILKGLTLDVPAGEVHAIMGPNGAGKSTLGYALSGRPGYEATEGAVVWNGEDLLDLDPAERAAKGVFLSFQYPIEIPGVPALTFVRTALNAQRRQRGEDEVSAPAFLKLVREASKALKMDFDMLKRPLNVGFSGGEKKRMEILQMALLEPSLLILDETDSGLDIDALRIVSEGVNALRSPDRSMLVITHYQRLLDYIKPDRVHVLAAGRIVASGGPELALQLEAEGYDKYLPQAA, encoded by the coding sequence ATGCTCTCCATCTCCAACCTCCACGTCTCCGTCGGCGACAAGCCGATCCTCAAGGGGCTGACGCTCGACGTTCCCGCCGGCGAGGTGCACGCCATCATGGGGCCGAACGGGGCGGGTAAGTCCACGCTCGGCTACGCCCTGTCGGGTCGGCCCGGCTATGAGGCGACCGAAGGCGCCGTCGTCTGGAACGGCGAGGACCTGCTGGACCTCGACCCGGCCGAGCGGGCGGCCAAGGGCGTCTTCCTGTCGTTCCAGTATCCGATCGAGATTCCGGGCGTGCCGGCCCTGACCTTCGTGCGCACGGCCCTGAACGCCCAGCGTCGTCAACGCGGCGAGGACGAGGTCTCGGCGCCGGCCTTCCTGAAGCTGGTCCGGGAGGCGTCCAAGGCGCTGAAGATGGACTTCGACATGCTGAAACGGCCGCTGAACGTCGGCTTCTCGGGCGGCGAGAAGAAGCGGATGGAGATCCTGCAGATGGCCCTTCTGGAGCCGTCGCTGCTGATCCTCGACGAGACCGATTCCGGCCTCGACATCGACGCCCTGCGCATCGTGTCGGAGGGGGTGAATGCGCTGCGTTCGCCCGACCGCTCGATGCTGGTCATCACCCACTATCAGCGCCTGCTCGACTACATCAAACCGGACCGGGTCCATGTGCTGGCCGCCGGCCGCATCGTCGCCTCGGGCGGCCCGGAACTGGCGCTGCAGCTGGAGGCGGAAGGGTATGACAAATACCTGCCGCAGGCCGCGTGA
- the sufB gene encoding Fe-S cluster assembly protein SufB: protein MAAVQETIDAVAALEKYEHGFTSDIETEYAPRGLNADIVRFISEKKGEPEWMLEWRLAAYERWLAMEEPTWAAVKYEPVDYQSLFYYAAPKKKDGPKSLDEVDPEILEVYKKLGIPLSEQAVLAGVEGAPRYAVDAVFDSVSVVTTFKAELAKVGVIFMPISEALREYPDLVRQYLGSVVPVSDNYFAALNSAVFSDGSFVYIPPGVRCPMELSTYFRINASQTGQFERTLIIADKGSYVSYLEGCTAPMRDENQLHAAVVELVALDDAEIKYSTVQNWYPGDAEGKGGIYNFVTKRADCRGDRSKVSWTQVETGSAVTWKYPSCILKGEESSGEFYSIAITNGHQQADTGTKMIHLGKNSKSRIVAKAVSAGKSDSTYRGLVSVHPKATGVRNFTQCDSLLIGKDCGSHTVPYIEARNGSAQLEHEATTTRLSDDQLFYAQQRGLSQEEAVALLVNGFVRDVMQKLPMEFAVEAQKLVAISLEGSVG, encoded by the coding sequence ATGGCCGCCGTTCAGGAAACCATCGACGCCGTCGCCGCCCTCGAGAAATACGAGCACGGTTTCACGTCCGACATCGAGACGGAATACGCCCCGCGCGGGCTGAACGCCGACATCGTGCGCTTCATCTCCGAGAAGAAGGGCGAGCCGGAGTGGATGCTGGAATGGCGTCTGGCCGCCTATGAGCGCTGGCTGGCGATGGAGGAGCCGACCTGGGCGGCGGTGAAGTACGAGCCGGTCGACTACCAGTCGCTGTTCTATTACGCCGCGCCGAAAAAAAAGGACGGGCCCAAGTCGCTGGACGAAGTCGATCCGGAAATCCTCGAGGTCTACAAGAAGCTGGGCATCCCCCTGAGCGAACAGGCGGTGCTGGCGGGCGTCGAAGGCGCGCCGCGCTACGCCGTGGACGCCGTGTTCGACAGCGTCAGCGTGGTCACCACCTTCAAGGCCGAGCTGGCCAAGGTCGGCGTGATTTTCATGCCCATTTCCGAGGCCTTGCGCGAGTATCCTGATTTGGTGCGGCAATATCTGGGATCGGTCGTGCCGGTCTCGGACAACTATTTCGCGGCGCTGAATTCGGCGGTCTTCTCCGACGGTTCGTTCGTCTACATTCCGCCGGGCGTGCGCTGCCCGATGGAGCTGTCGACCTATTTCCGCATCAACGCCAGCCAGACCGGTCAGTTCGAACGCACCCTGATCATCGCCGACAAGGGCAGCTACGTCTCGTATCTGGAGGGCTGCACCGCCCCGATGCGAGACGAGAACCAGCTGCATGCAGCGGTGGTCGAACTGGTCGCGCTGGACGACGCCGAGATCAAATATTCGACGGTCCAGAACTGGTACCCCGGCGATGCCGAGGGCAAGGGCGGCATCTACAACTTCGTCACCAAGCGCGCCGACTGTCGAGGCGACCGGTCCAAAGTCTCGTGGACCCAGGTCGAGACGGGCTCGGCCGTGACCTGGAAATACCCCTCCTGCATCCTCAAGGGCGAGGAGAGCTCGGGCGAGTTCTATTCGATCGCCATCACCAACGGGCATCAGCAGGCCGACACCGGCACCAAGATGATCCACCTGGGCAAGAACTCGAAGTCGCGCATCGTCGCCAAGGCGGTGTCGGCTGGAAAATCGGACTCGACCTATCGCGGCCTCGTCTCGGTCCATCCGAAGGCGACGGGGGTGCGCAACTTCACCCAGTGCGACAGCCTGCTGATCGGCAAGGACTGCGGATCCCACACCGTGCCCTATATCGAGGCCCGCAACGGCTCGGCCCAGCTTGAGCACGAGGCGACGACGACGCGTCTGTCGGACGATCAGCTGTTCTACGCCCAGCAGCGCGGGCTTTCGCAGGAAGAGGCGGTGGCCCTGCTGGTCAACGGCTTCGTCCGCGACGTGATGCAGAAGCTGCCGATGGAGTTCGCCGTCGAGGCCCAGAAGCTGGTGGCGATCAGTCTGGAAGGGAGCGTGGGGTGA